From a single Nostoc sp. MS1 genomic region:
- the typA gene encoding translational GTPase TypA produces MTLPIRNVAIIAHVDHGKTTLVDALLKQSGIFREGEDVPDCVMDSNALERERGITILSKNTAVRYKDTLINIVDTPGHADFGGEVERVLGMVDGCLLIVDANEGPMPQTRFVLKKALEKGLRPIVVLNKIDRAKADPHVAVDKVLDLFLELGADEDQCDFTYLFASGMGGYAKESMEAEAVDMQPLFNAILQHVPPPVGDINKPLQLQVTTLDYSEYLGRIVIGRIHNGTIRAGQQAALVTESGSIVKGKVTKLMGFEGLKRVEMEEATAGYIVAVAGFADAYIGETITDPNEPQALPLIKVDEPTLQMTFWVNDSPFAGQEGKLVTSRQVRDRLFRELETNVALRVEETDSPDKFLVSGRGELHLGILIETMRREGFEFQVSQPQVIYREMNGQPCEPYELLVLDVPADSVGSCIERLGQRKGEMQDMQPGNGDRTQLEFVIPARGLIGFRGEFMRMTRGEGIMNHSFLDYRQLSGEIEARNKGVLISFEEGVSTFYAMKNAEDRGSFFITPGTKVYRGMIVGEHNRPQDLELNVCKTKQLTNHRAAGGDELVQLQAPIDMSLERALEYIGPDELVEVTPQSIRLRKMAKKLAKR; encoded by the coding sequence ATGACGCTCCCAATTCGTAACGTCGCCATTATCGCCCACGTTGACCACGGTAAAACCACTCTGGTTGATGCACTCCTCAAACAATCCGGCATTTTCCGCGAAGGCGAAGACGTTCCGGATTGTGTCATGGACTCCAACGCCTTGGAGCGAGAGCGGGGGATTACTATCCTGTCGAAAAATACAGCCGTTCGCTACAAAGATACACTAATTAATATTGTTGATACCCCCGGACACGCCGACTTCGGTGGTGAAGTTGAACGGGTACTCGGCATGGTTGATGGATGTCTTCTAATTGTTGATGCCAACGAAGGCCCCATGCCTCAAACTCGTTTCGTGTTGAAAAAAGCTTTGGAAAAAGGGCTGCGTCCTATCGTCGTGCTCAACAAAATTGATCGCGCCAAAGCTGACCCCCACGTTGCTGTGGATAAAGTATTGGATCTGTTCTTAGAATTAGGTGCAGACGAAGACCAGTGTGATTTTACCTATCTGTTTGCTTCTGGTATGGGCGGTTATGCTAAAGAAAGCATGGAAGCAGAAGCAGTAGATATGCAGCCCTTGTTTAATGCAATTCTGCAACACGTTCCACCACCAGTAGGCGACATCAACAAACCCCTACAATTGCAGGTGACAACCCTAGATTATTCTGAATACTTGGGACGGATTGTCATTGGTAGAATCCACAATGGTACTATCCGCGCTGGTCAGCAAGCGGCTCTAGTTACAGAAAGTGGCTCCATAGTCAAGGGCAAAGTTACCAAGTTGATGGGTTTTGAAGGGTTAAAGCGGGTAGAAATGGAGGAAGCTACCGCCGGTTATATTGTTGCGGTGGCTGGTTTTGCTGATGCTTACATTGGTGAAACAATTACTGACCCCAACGAACCCCAAGCCTTACCACTAATTAAAGTGGATGAGCCTACCTTACAAATGACCTTCTGGGTAAATGATTCACCCTTTGCTGGTCAAGAAGGTAAGTTGGTGACATCAAGACAAGTACGCGATCGCCTATTCCGCGAACTAGAAACCAACGTTGCTCTACGAGTGGAAGAAACCGATTCTCCTGATAAATTCCTAGTTTCTGGTCGTGGGGAACTGCACCTGGGTATTTTAATTGAAACCATGCGCCGCGAAGGTTTTGAGTTCCAAGTATCCCAACCCCAAGTAATTTACCGAGAAATGAACGGTCAACCTTGCGAACCTTATGAACTCTTGGTTTTAGACGTTCCTGCTGATTCTGTTGGTAGCTGTATTGAACGCTTGGGACAACGCAAAGGCGAAATGCAAGATATGCAGCCTGGAAATGGCGATCGCACCCAGCTAGAGTTTGTCATCCCCGCTCGTGGTTTGATTGGTTTCCGTGGTGAATTTATGCGGATGACCCGTGGCGAAGGCATCATGAACCACAGTTTCTTAGATTACCGTCAACTCAGTGGTGAAATTGAAGCCCGTAACAAAGGTGTTCTCATCTCTTTTGAAGAAGGCGTTTCTACCTTCTACGCTATGAAGAACGCGGAAGATAGAGGCTCATTCTTCATTACTCCCGGTACTAAAGTTTACAGAGGCATGATTGTGGGTGAACACAACCGTCCTCAAGACTTAGAATTGAATGTCTGCAAAACCAAGCAGTTAACCAACCACCGTGCTGCTGGTGGTGATGAACTAGTCCAGTTACAAGCACCAATAGACATGAGTCTAGAGCGTGCATTAGAGTACATCGGTCCCGATGAGTTGGTGGAAGTAACACCTCAATCTATTCGCCTACGGAAGATGGCGAAGAAGTTAGCGAAACGATAA
- a CDS encoding type II toxin-antitoxin system VapC family toxin — protein sequence MKITYIDSGVLLSAASGVGAIAEKALEILEDSEREFASSEFVKLEVSPKAIYNKQTEEAQFYEEFFGDVTYWANDLTYIVQEAYQIASQYGLAAMDALHVAAAISVSAEELITTEKRTKPMHRVTGITVVSIFD from the coding sequence ATGAAAATAACATATATTGATTCAGGAGTGTTACTCAGTGCAGCAAGTGGCGTTGGTGCAATTGCTGAGAAAGCCCTTGAAATATTAGAAGATTCAGAACGAGAATTTGCTTCTAGTGAGTTTGTTAAATTGGAGGTAAGCCCGAAAGCGATTTACAACAAGCAAACAGAAGAAGCCCAATTCTATGAAGAGTTTTTTGGTGATGTTACTTACTGGGCAAATGATTTGACCTATATTGTTCAAGAGGCTTATCAAATTGCTTCTCAGTATGGTTTAGCAGCTATGGATGCGCTTCATGTAGCTGCGGCAATTTCAGTTAGTGCAGAGGAATTAATCACAACAGAGAAAAGAACAAAGCCTATGCACCGCGTTACTGGGATTACCGTAGTTTCTATTTTTGATTAA
- a CDS encoding DUF2281 domain-containing protein, giving the protein MSAEQELLTHWRSLPQEKQQEVLDFVEFLYLKNSPTKPPLGVRLREIRSKIVASGKPLLNEDEIEKELASRRGGLQGSEE; this is encoded by the coding sequence ATGAGTGCAGAACAAGAATTATTAACACACTGGCGTTCTCTCCCTCAAGAAAAACAACAGGAAGTTTTAGATTTTGTGGAGTTTCTTTACTTAAAAAACTCTCCAACTAAACCTCCCTTGGGAGTACGCTTACGAGAAATTCGCTCTAAAATTGTTGCTTCTGGTAAGCCTTTATTAAACGAAGATGAAATAGAAAAAGAACTTGCCAGCCGCAGAGGTGGGTTACAAGGTAGTGAAGAATGA
- a CDS encoding class I SAM-dependent DNA methyltransferase has translation MRNSLLQKNADEKKSGAGQYFTPRPLIDCMVALIQPQPGELIQDPAAGTGGFLIAGDRYIRQHHDPFEWTEAQQSFQQYQAFYGMELVQDAHRLLLMNMMLHGIEGAVDLGDTLSPGGQRLAKADAILTNPPFGTKKGGGLPSRDDFTYHTSNKQLAFLQQYRSLKPGGRATVVLPDNVLFEDRQGRAIRADLMNKCNLHTILRLPTGIFYAQGVKTNVLFFQRGTTEKGNTKAVWFYDMRTNMPSFGKRYPLTREHFAQFEQCYGDDPNGNSPRVDLGEDGRFRCFTRDYIEKRNENLDISW, from the coding sequence CTGCGTAACAGCTTACTTCAGAAAAATGCAGATGAGAAAAAATCTGGTGCGGGTCAGTATTTCACCCCTAGACCTTTGATTGATTGCATGGTTGCCCTGATTCAGCCACAACCAGGAGAATTGATCCAAGACCCGGCTGCGGGTACGGGGGGTTTTTTGATTGCAGGCGATCGCTATATTCGTCAACACCATGACCCCTTTGAATGGACTGAAGCCCAGCAATCCTTTCAGCAGTATCAGGCATTTTATGGGATGGAGTTGGTGCAGGATGCTCACCGCTTGCTGTTGATGAATATGATGTTACACGGAATCGAGGGGGCAGTTGATTTAGGTGACACCCTTTCTCCAGGCGGACAGCGATTAGCTAAAGCCGATGCAATTCTCACTAATCCGCCCTTCGGCACAAAAAAGGGTGGTGGTTTACCTTCGAGAGATGATTTCACCTATCACACCTCAAACAAGCAATTGGCGTTTTTACAGCAATACAGGTCACTCAAGCCAGGGGGACGGGCAACTGTGGTTTTACCCGATAACGTACTGTTTGAGGATAGACAAGGACGAGCGATTCGGGCTGACTTGATGAACAAGTGCAATTTACATACAATCTTACGGTTGCCAACTGGCATATTTTATGCTCAAGGTGTGAAGACTAATGTTTTATTTTTCCAGCGTGGCACAACGGAGAAAGGCAACACCAAAGCGGTTTGGTTCTATGATATGCGAACCAATATGCCCAGTTTTGGTAAGCGTTATCCTTTAACTCGTGAGCATTTCGCCCAATTCGAGCAATGCTATGGAGATGACCCCAATGGCAATAGTCCTCGTGTAGATTTGGGTGAGGATGGGCGTTTTCGCTGCTTTACACGGGATTATATTGAAAAACGTAATGAAAACCTGGATATTTCCTGGTGA
- a CDS encoding IS630 family transposase, which yields MPAKNHLSQEQKERLLKTLKEHENPYVREKILIILLINDGKTYQEISNFLEIAYPTVAYWAVHGDPDNLESFLDGRREGNCRKVTKEYENLLLEIIEKDPVENGYEFGRWTAARLATYLEETTGIKLSGSQVRRILERKKYVYLWAKYSLEDKQNPEKRKAFQEKLSEYLRITKKTPERLQVWFWDESGFSLRVIRRKSWGKKGTRKKVTGQRRRGRVNIMGGLRYHDKKRINFVIKKGNADVFYEQIKSLNNFLLQEWVEQGKSVEEFKDGSAKIVIILDNASFHKRKDILSKIESEMPNIILEFLPPYSPDYNLIELLWHSAKEYIAHRLFESVSQLEELLNKLLNQGGLIIKWERKIKNKGNAVY from the coding sequence ATGCCAGCAAAAAACCATCTTTCTCAAGAGCAGAAGGAAAGGCTACTGAAAACACTAAAAGAGCATGAAAATCCTTATGTAAGAGAGAAGATTCTGATTATTCTGTTGATAAATGATGGAAAAACATATCAAGAAATTAGCAATTTTTTAGAGATTGCATATCCGACAGTCGCATATTGGGCAGTTCACGGCGACCCGGATAATTTAGAAAGCTTTTTAGATGGAAGAAGAGAAGGTAACTGCCGCAAAGTTACCAAAGAATATGAAAATTTGTTATTAGAAATAATTGAGAAAGACCCAGTAGAAAATGGATATGAATTTGGTCGATGGACGGCGGCAAGATTAGCAACATATCTTGAAGAAACAACAGGAATTAAGTTAAGCGGCTCTCAAGTTAGGAGAATATTAGAGCGAAAAAAGTACGTTTACCTCTGGGCAAAATATAGCCTAGAGGACAAACAGAATCCTGAAAAGCGTAAGGCATTTCAAGAAAAGCTATCAGAATATTTAAGAATAACCAAAAAAACTCCAGAGCGTTTACAAGTATGGTTTTGGGACGAAAGTGGATTTAGTTTAAGAGTGATAAGAAGAAAAAGTTGGGGTAAGAAAGGTACAAGGAAAAAAGTTACAGGGCAAAGGAGAAGAGGAAGAGTAAATATTATGGGAGGGTTACGTTATCATGACAAGAAAAGAATAAATTTTGTCATAAAAAAAGGAAATGCAGATGTATTCTATGAACAGATTAAATCTCTAAATAATTTTCTGTTACAAGAATGGGTAGAACAAGGGAAATCAGTTGAAGAATTTAAAGATGGTTCAGCGAAAATAGTTATCATACTAGATAATGCTAGTTTCCATAAAAGGAAAGATATTTTATCTAAAATTGAGTCAGAAATGCCAAATATTATTCTAGAATTTCTTCCACCTTATAGTCCAGATTATAATTTAATTGAATTGCTTTGGCATTCAGCTAAAGAATATATAGCTCATAGATTGTTTGAGTCTGTATCACAGCTAGAAGAATTGTTAAATAAATTGCTCAATCAAGGTGGACTTATTATTAAATGGGAACGCAAGATTAAAAATAAAGGTAATGCTGTTTATTAA
- a CDS encoding type I restriction-modification system subunit M N-terminal domain-containing protein, producing MPTSDIVQKLWNLCYVLRDDGVTYLQYVTELTYLLFLKMAQETGAETQLPEGFRWVDLVSKDGVEQLTFYRSLLLMLGSEDSLQRVQAIFANA from the coding sequence ATGCCCACTTCGGATATTGTTCAAAAACTATGGAACCTGTGTTACGTCCTGCGAGACGATGGCGTTACTTATTTGCAATATGTTACGGAATTAACCTATCTATTGTTCCTGAAGATGGCGCAGGAGACAGGGGCGGAAACACAATTACCCGAAGGCTTTCGCTGGGTTGATTTGGTGAGTAAGGATGGAGTTGAACAGCTAACATTTTATAGGTCGCTGTTACTCATGTTGGGTTCTGAGGATTCTTTGCAGCGAGTACAGGCGATTTTTGCTAATGCTTAA
- a CDS encoding type I restriction-modification enzyme R subunit C-terminal domain-containing protein: MERGYGNAERPEDYLESFRAFLLENMNKIPALVVVTQRPRELTRAQLKELRMLLDTAGYSETNLQTAWREMTNEDIAASIIGFIRQAALGDALIPYSERCDRALKTILASQPWTVPQRRWLERIGKQIKAETIVDRAALDRGEFKSQGGGFERLNKVFGGDLENIVIKLHESIWNTAI, encoded by the coding sequence ATTGAAAGGGGTTACGGCAATGCTGAACGTCCAGAAGATTATTTAGAGAGTTTTCGCGCCTTCTTGCTGGAGAACATGAACAAAATTCCTGCCTTGGTGGTTGTCACTCAGCGACCGCGTGAATTAACTAGAGCGCAACTCAAAGAACTGCGAATGCTACTGGACACTGCGGGGTACTCAGAGACAAACTTACAGACAGCCTGGCGAGAGATGACCAATGAGGATATTGCCGCTTCGATTATTGGTTTTATTCGCCAAGCTGCTTTGGGTGATGCCTTAATACCCTACAGTGAACGATGCGATCGCGCCTTAAAAACCATCCTCGCCAGTCAACCTTGGACTGTTCCCCAGCGACGCTGGTTAGAAAGAATTGGGAAACAAATCAAAGCTGAAACCATAGTTGACCGCGCTGCCTTAGACCGAGGCGAATTTAAAAGCCAAGGCGGAGGGTTTGAGCGACTTAATAAGGTGTTTGGCGGAGATTTAGAAAATATTGTCATCAAGCTTCATGAAAGCATCTGGAATACTGCTATTTGA
- a CDS encoding transposase, producing the protein MAGKFEGLSDMEWKLFEDIFPKEPENRGRGMPHAPFRHVLNTLLYILITGCRWCDAPTGEIWASKSAAHRWLQRWETDGTLESLQARILGIAEERSLINWNYGAVDGSFSPWQRWR; encoded by the coding sequence ATGGCGGGGAAATTTGAAGGGTTAAGTGATATGGAGTGGAAGTTGTTTGAAGATATATTCCCCAAGGAACCAGAAAACAGAGGAAGGGGAATGCCTCATGCACCATTTCGTCATGTACTGAACACGTTATTGTATATATTGATAACAGGATGCCGTTGGTGTGATGCTCCCACAGGAGAAATCTGGGCATCAAAAAGTGCAGCGCACAGATGGTTGCAACGTTGGGAAACGGACGGAACTTTGGAAAGTTTACAAGCAAGGATACTAGGAATTGCAGAGGAAAGAAGCCTAATCAACTGGAATTACGGTGCTGTTGATGGGTCTTTTTCCCCCTGGCAAAGGTGGCGGTGA
- a CDS encoding transposase translates to MGLFPPGKGGGEGVKYGHKGKGILIHTLTDGNGMPLANRTTPANGSETDQVIPLLDSVKVKTNRPGRPRKRVKVLAADKGYDSKDKRAALRKRGIRPQLPRACLEESKKSG, encoded by the coding sequence ATGGGTCTTTTTCCCCCTGGCAAAGGTGGCGGTGAAGGCGTTAAGTACGGTCATAAAGGTAAGGGAATTTTAATACACACCTTAACTGATGGTAATGGTATGCCCTTGGCTAATCGCACAACTCCAGCCAACGGTAGTGAAACAGATCAAGTGATACCACTGTTAGATAGTGTCAAAGTTAAAACGAATAGACCCGGTAGACCTCGTAAACGTGTTAAAGTTCTGGCTGCTGACAAAGGCTATGATTCCAAGGACAAACGGGCTGCATTGCGTAAACGTGGAATCAGACCTCAATTGCCGCGCGCGTGTTTGGAAGAATCGAAAAAATCGGGGTAG
- a CDS encoding helicase-related protein: MPEKTLIFCATDGHADIVVNQLKQAFQAIYGSVEDDAIVKITGNADKPLELIRKFRNEVNPKVAVTVDLLTTGIDVPSICNLVFIRRINSRILYEQMLGRATHLCNDIGKEVFRIFDAV; this comes from the coding sequence TTGCCTGAAAAAACTTTAATTTTCTGTGCTACCGATGGTCATGCGGATATTGTTGTTAACCAGCTAAAGCAAGCGTTTCAGGCTATCTATGGCAGTGTGGAGGATGATGCAATTGTCAAGATTACAGGCAATGCAGATAAGCCATTAGAGTTGATTCGCAAGTTCCGCAATGAAGTTAATCCGAAAGTGGCTGTAACAGTGGACTTGCTAACCACAGGTATTGATGTTCCCTCAATTTGTAATTTGGTGTTTATTCGTCGCATCAATTCTCGCATTCTCTACGAGCAAATGTTGGGAAGGGCAACCCATCTATGTAATGATATTGGCAAAGAAGTGTTTCGGATTTTCGACGCAGTGTGA
- a CDS encoding transposase family protein: MPNGSDIVDVVAGEPGPKSDITLFRENRDNFEPQQKFQGDLGYLGEDLIDTPIKTPRKGKLTIDQKQQNQEFSSKRVFVEHRIRSVKIFRVVQERFRLNPKKYAEVILTICGLVRFRIGALILPPEIHASA; the protein is encoded by the coding sequence TTGCCTAATGGCAGCGATATCGTTGATGTTGTGGCAGGAGAACCGGGTCCAAAAAGTGATATAACTTTATTCCGAGAAAACCGTGATAACTTTGAGCCACAACAGAAATTTCAGGGAGACTTAGGATATCTAGGCGAAGATTTAATTGATACTCCTATTAAAACACCAAGAAAAGGAAAGTTAACAATTGACCAGAAACAACAAAATCAAGAGTTTTCGTCCAAACGAGTATTTGTTGAACACCGAATCCGTTCAGTAAAAATATTTCGAGTTGTTCAAGAAAGATTTCGGTTAAATCCGAAAAAATATGCTGAGGTAATTTTGACAATTTGTGGACTAGTAAGATTCCGAATTGGCGCACTTATATTACCACCAGAAATCCACGCAAGCGCCTGA
- a CDS encoding NF041680 family putative transposase, protein MKRAKLEEFRQAAYNHLGRAHDATFELMDAVLLTRNAYSLADLALSPAFRRKWSSIYEALQDSRPQRQKLMQLYIKQMPQQGRPLLAGDHTGWSRPDAVTLQERTIEHSSVTIAANKPITVGQGYSTIAWIPEDSVSWALPLRHERISSWENPIQKATWQLQQVCENLPNRPITVWDSEYGCAPFVLKTNNIKADILVRLRSNLCLWGAPPPYSGKGRPRKHGDKFKLNEPLTWSEANETIEVNHPQLGRVKVSLWFNLHFHQTATRPMSLIRVERLDAEGNLRISKPLWLAWVGEEMPPLEEVWPLYLRRFTVDHWYRFLKQRLHWTLPKLSSPKQCERWSDLMPLMTWELWLARDIVADNPLPWHKSLDNLTPGRVAQAMGSIFAVIGTPARSPKPRGKSPGWKPGKPRQRRIRYPIVKKTTTKPRKKQPESA, encoded by the coding sequence ATGAAACGTGCCAAATTAGAGGAATTTCGTCAAGCAGCTTATAATCATTTGGGAAGAGCGCATGATGCAACATTTGAACTGATGGATGCAGTATTGCTGACTCGGAACGCTTACAGTTTGGCAGATTTAGCGCTATCACCAGCATTTAGACGTAAGTGGTCAAGCATCTACGAAGCATTACAAGATAGCAGACCGCAGCGACAAAAATTGATGCAGTTATACATCAAACAGATGCCACAACAGGGTCGTCCGTTGTTAGCAGGCGACCACACAGGTTGGTCACGCCCAGATGCAGTAACTTTGCAGGAGAGGACAATTGAACACAGCAGTGTCACCATAGCCGCAAACAAACCAATTACCGTTGGTCAGGGATATAGTACCATTGCTTGGATACCAGAGGATTCGGTCAGTTGGGCGTTACCTTTGAGACATGAGCGAATTAGCAGTTGGGAAAACCCGATACAAAAGGCCACCTGGCAACTACAGCAAGTGTGTGAAAATTTACCAAATAGACCAATTACAGTTTGGGATAGTGAGTATGGCTGCGCTCCTTTTGTGTTGAAGACGAACAATATCAAAGCGGACATTCTGGTTCGTTTGCGTTCAAATCTTTGTTTATGGGGCGCACCACCACCATATTCTGGCAAAGGGCGACCCAGGAAACATGGTGACAAATTCAAACTCAATGAACCACTCACATGGAGTGAAGCCAATGAGACTATAGAAGTCAACCATCCTCAACTGGGACGGGTGAAGGTGAGCTTGTGGTTTAATTTACACTTTCATCAAACTGCGACACGCCCAATGTCGCTGATTCGAGTTGAGCGTCTGGATGCAGAAGGCAACCTACGTATATCAAAACCTTTATGGTTGGCTTGGGTGGGAGAAGAAATGCCACCACTAGAAGAAGTTTGGCCACTCTACCTCCGACGTTTTACTGTTGACCACTGGTATCGTTTTTTGAAGCAACGCTTGCACTGGACATTACCTAAATTGAGTAGTCCCAAGCAATGTGAGCGTTGGAGTGACCTCATGCCTCTGATGACTTGGGAATTGTGGTTGGCTCGTGATATCGTTGCTGATAACCCTTTACCTTGGCACAAATCATTAGACAATTTGACTCCTGGCAGAGTTGCTCAAGCAATGGGGAGCATTTTTGCGGTGATTGGTACTCCAGCCCGTTCGCCTAAACCTCGCGGAAAGTCTCCAGGCTGGAAACCAGGAAAACCACGACAACGTAGAATTCGCTATCCCATAGTCAAAAAAACTACAACTAAGCCCCGCAAGAAGCAACCAGAATCTGCTTAG